A genomic segment from Malus domestica chromosome 05, GDT2T_hap1 encodes:
- the LOC103436426 gene encoding homeobox protein HAT3.1-like isoform X1: MADTAQLDITSECDSSYATKCQEEGTSGQMHEIGSESQCSEPTKQNIGCAIVQNELREICNAGEQSQSLSENVTENSHLEQLGLPSENVSKSSQSGAENVFAKQGYQSISGYKQDESLQTTAAVFPCTMKDQLQSFSGNMSKNSLIDQMEMPCEDLGVNGPTHKTSFSGQMPLEQKNDCGFGTSSSELAEEKHPSASDHVQNEQLQAIIQVPICGSNQHLQSSSENVNRTSLNEQAGLPSEDLSKTCQTDKVSCSNQTTLQEINEFGCGSVHGEPETQKDQLDSVPAHNNEVTTTEAAPSSIVFEQSRPCIEAMTQDSPTGHLELPLKDASKSPPIDKEMEQLPADVTQNSSLEKTEKPSKNAPKDKQNPKSRKKKYVSKSSVGSDRVLRSKTGEKTKNPKLSNDVSTLESSNSVANPSNVEGKRRKKRKKRQLNKVIDDEFSRVRKHLRYLLNRISYEKSLIDAYSGEGWKGSSLEKLKPEKELQRATSEILQRKLKIRDLFQRLDSLCSEGMFPESLFDSEGQIDSEDIFCAKCGSKDVSLQNDIILCDGACDRGFHQFCLEPPLLSEDIPPDDEGWLCPGCDCKVDCFDLLNDSQGTDLSVADSWEKVFPEAAAAASGHNQEHTHGLPSDDSDDNDYDPDGPETDDEVQGEESSSDDESKYASASDGLETPKNNDEQYLGLPSDDSEDDDYNPDAPEVTEELKKESSSSDFTSDSEDLGASLDDNNMFSEDVESPKSMSLDESGPLRGSGKQSSRRGQKKQPLKDELLSLLESGPGQAGAAPVSGKRHIERLNYKKLHDETYGNVRTDSSDDEEWNDTAGPRKRKKVTTQAPTMSPNGDSSNVKNGMITNNIKHDLDENENTPKRTPRRNKNTPKRAHRKSKVEDTSNLSNKSQKGSTQSASTSEQGGSSRSTYRKLGEAATQRLSKSFKENHYPDRSMKESLARELGIMAKQVSKWFENARHFWKVSVDKSAAGNGTPLPQTNGKQLEKGDTPIGDSDQSGAQNKELPRTNDPMTGSCSGDAKDGELVTPKSSKRKAITPNNRKRKRKSDDPDPENKTPETNRKGTGVMTRQRKSIA; encoded by the exons ATGGCCGATACTGCACAACTGGATATTACTTCAGAATGTGATAGCAGTTATGCAACAAAATGCCAAGAAGAAGGTACGTCAGGACAGATGCATGAAATTGGTTCTGAAAGTCAATGTAGTGAaccaaccaaacaaaacatTGGGTGCGCCATTGTCCAGAATGAGCTACGGGAAATCTGCAATGCTGGTGAACAATCACAGTCATTATCTGAAAATGTGACTGAGAATTCTCATCTTGAACAATTGGGATTGCCTTCTGAAAACGTGAGCAAGAGTAGTCAAAGTGGAGCTGAAAATGTTTTTGCAAAACAGGGATATCAATCCATTTCTGGATATAAACAAGATGAATCGTTACAAACCACAGCTGCAGTGTTTCCCTGTACCATGAAGGACCAACTGCAATCATTTTCTGGAAACATGAGCAAGAATTCTCTTATTGATCAAATGGAAATGCCTTGTGAAGATCTGGGTGTGAATGGTCCAACCCATAAAACTTCATTCTCTGGACAAATGCCATTGGAACAGAAAAATGATTGTGGTTTTGGAACTTCATCTAGTGAACTAGCTGAAGAAAAGCATCCTTCTGCCTCAGATCATGTACAAAATGAACAGTTACAAGCAATTATTCAAGTACCCATCTGTGGTAGCAATCAACACTTGCAGTCATCTAGTGAAAATGTGAACAGGACTTCTCTTAACGAACAAGCAGGACTGCCATCTGAAGATCTGTCAAAGACTTGTCAGACTGACAAAGTTTCATGCTCTAACCAGACTACATTACAGGAGATCAATGAATTTGGGTGTGGAAGTGTACACGGTGAACCAGAAACACAAAAAGATCAGCTTGACTCTGTACCTGCTCATAATAATGAAGTTACAACTACTGAAGCAGCACCCAGCTCTATTGTTTTTGAACAATCAAGGCCTTGTATTGAAGCTATGACCCAGGATTCTCCTACTGGACATTTGGAACTACCCCTTAAAGATGCAAGCAAGAGTCCTCCTATTGATAAAGAAATGGAACAACTTCCAGCAGATGTGACCCAAAATTCTAGTCTTGAAAAGACGGAAAAGCCATCTAAGAATGCACCGAAGGATAAGCAGAATCCAAAATCAAGAAAGAAGAAATATGTGTCAAAATCTTCCGTTGGCAGTGACAGAGTTCTGCGCTCAAAGACAGGGGAGAAGACTAAAAATCCTAAATTAAGTAATGATGTTTCAACTCTTGAATCAAGTAATAGTGTTGCAAATCCAAGTAATGTTGAAGgcaaaagaaggaagaagagaaagaagagacaACTGAATAAAGTCATAGATGATGAATTTTCAAGAGTCAGGAAACATCTGAGATATTTGCTGAACCGGATAAGCTATGAGAAATCTCTGATTGATGCTTACTCCGGCGAAGGATGGAAAGGATCCAG CCTAGAAAAACTGAAGCCAGAGAAGGAGCTTCAAAGAGCGACTTCTGAAATACTTCAACGCAAGTTGAAGATAAGAGATCTATTTCAACGTCTCGATTCGCTATGTTCTGAAGGAATGTTTCCAGAATCTTTATTTGATTCCGAAGGACAGATTGACAGTGAGGAT ATATTCTGTGCAAAATGTGGATCCAAGGACGTTTCTCTTCAGAATGATATTATACTCTGTGATGGCGCTTGTGACCGTGGGTTCCACCAATTCTGTTTAGAACCACCACTATTAAGTGAAGACA TTCCACCCGACGACGAGGGTTGGCTATGCCCTGGATGTGACTGCAAAGTTGATTGCTTTGATTTGCTTAATGACTCTCAAGGAACAGATCTTTCTGTTGCCGACAGCTGGGAG AAGGTATTTCCTGAAGCGGCTGCTGCAGCATCAGGACATAATCAGGAGCACACCCATGGACTTCCATCAGATGATTCTGATGATAATGATTATGACCCTGATGGTCCAGAAACAGATGATGAAGTTCAGGGAGAAGAATCAAGTTCTGATGATGAATCTAAATATGCATCTGCATCTGATGGACTAGAGACTCCAAAAAATAATGACGAGCAGTACTTAGGACTTCCTTCTGACGATTCAGAGGATGATGACTATAATCCTGATGCTCCAGAAGTCACTGAGGAACTTAAGAAGGAAAGTTCAAGTTCTGATTTTACATCTGACTCTGAGGATCTTGGAGCTTCTCTTGACGACAATAATATGTTTTCCGAAGATGTTGAAAGTCCCAAGTCAATGTCATTGGACGAAAGTGGGCCTCTTAGAGGCTCCGGCAAACAAAGTTCTAGACGTGGGCAAAAGAAACAACCTTTAAAAGATGAGTTATTATCTTTATTAGAGTCGGGTCCTGGCCAAGCTGGTGCAGCTCCTGTTTCTGGGAAAAGGCACATAGAAAGGTTGAACTACAAAAAGCTGCATGAT GAGACATATGGAAATGTTCGTACTGATTCAAGTGATGATGAAGAGTGGAATGATACTGCTGGACcgaggaaaaggaagaaagttACTACACAAGCTCCTACGATGTCACCAAATGGAGACTCATCAAACGTTAAGAATGGAATGATCACCAACAATATAAAACATGATCTAGATGAGAATGAGAATACTCCTAAAAGAACTCCTCGCAGAAATAAAAATACTCCTAAGAGAGCTCATCGAAAGTCAAAGGTTGAAGATACAAGTAATTTGTCGAACAAATCACAAAAAGGCTCTACTCAGTCCGCTTCTACTAGTGAGCAAGGTGGATCATCAAGATCAACATATAGAAAACTAGGGGAAGCTGCAACTCAG CGACTATCCAAATCGTTCAAGGAAAACCACTATCCAGACCGATCTATGAAGGAAAGTCTGGCCCGAGAACTAGGAATAATGGCTAAGCAG GTAAGCAAATGGTTTGAAAACGCTCGCCACTTTTGGAAAGTGAGTGTGGATAAGAGTGCTGCAGGAAATGGCACTCCCTTGCCTCAAACAAATGGAAAGCAACTTGAAAAAGGTGATACACCTATTGGAGATTCTGATCAGAGTGGAGCTCAAAACAAGGAATTACCCAGGACAAATGATCCTATGACAGGTTCCTGCAGCGGGGATGCAAAAGATGGTGAATTGGTGACTCCGAAAAGCAGTAAACGAAAGGCTATAACTCCAAACAATAGAAAGAGAAAGCGTAAATCAGATGATCCTGATCCAGAAAACAAGACACCAGAAACTAATAGAAAAGGTACCGGAGTTATGACTAGACAAAGGAAATCAATTGCTTGA